A genome region from Scyliorhinus torazame isolate Kashiwa2021f chromosome 11, sScyTor2.1, whole genome shotgun sequence includes the following:
- the LOC140385532 gene encoding neuropeptides B/W receptor type 1-like yields the protein MDNLPWNPASPNISCRGQGGSCLPPGGNGTNSTGPGPYPDFYIAIPIIYSVICAVGLTGNTAVIYVILKAPKMKTVTNMFILNLAIADELFTLVLPINIADYLLLQWPFGELMCKLIISIDQYNTFSSIYFLTVMSIDRYLVVLATARSKKMSYRTYRAAKIVSICVWLFVTIIILPFTIFGKIHDDQGRLQCVYVFPSPEILWWKASRIYTLLMGFTIPVSTICILYTMMLLRLRNMRLNTNAKALDKAKKKVTLMVMVILAVCLFCWTPYHLSTIVALTTDIQQTTLIIGISYFITSLSYANSCLNPFLYAFLDDSFRRSFRKLLECRTAP from the coding sequence ATGGACAATCTGCCTTGGAATCCAGCATCTCCCAACATTTCCTGCAGGGGCCAGGGGGGCAGCTGTTTGCCTCCAGGTGGCAATGGGACCAATTCGACAGGGCCAGGTCCCTACCCTGACTTTTACATCGCCATCCCCATCATATACTCTGTCATATGTGCTGTAGGGTTAACGGGCAACACCGCCGTCATCTATGTCATCCTCAAAGCCCCGAAAATGAAAACAGTGACAAATATGTTCATCCTGAATCTCGCCATCGCCGATGAACTTTTCACGCTGGTTTTGCCCATAAACATCGCCGACTACCTTCTGCTCCAGTGGCCCTTTGGCGAGCTGATGTGCAAATTAATCATTTCCATTGATCAATACAACACCTTCTCCAGCATTTACTTTTTGACTGTCATGAGTATTGACCGCTACTTAGTGGTCCTTGCCACCGCGAGGTCCAAGAAGATGTCCTATCGCACTTACAGGGCAGCTAAGATAGTCAGCATCTGCGTTTGGCTCTTCGTCACCATCATTATACTGCCCTTCACAATTTTTGGCAAAATCCACGATGACCAAGGCAGGCTGCAATGTGTCTACGTGTTCCCCTCTCCTGAGATTCTCTGGTGGAAAGCCAGTCGGATTTACACTCTGCTCATGGGATTCACCATCCCAGTGTCCACAATTTGTATCCTGTACACAATGATGCTCCTCAGGTTGAGAAACATGCGCTTGAACACCAACGCAAAGGCCCTGGATAAAGCAAAGAAGAAGGTGACATTAATGGTGATGGTTATCCTAGCAGTCTGCCTCTTCTGCTGGACACCGTACCATTTGAGCACAATAGTGGCTTTAACAACAGATATTCAACAGACCACACTTATCATTGGAATCTCCTACTTTATCACCAGCTTAAGCTATGCTAATAGTTGTCTTAATCCTTTCCTTTATGCCTTTCTCGATGATAGTTTCAGAAGAAGCTTTCGGAAACTGTTAGAATGCAGAACAGCACCCTAA